Below is a genomic region from Zea mays cultivar B73 chromosome 9, Zm-B73-REFERENCE-NAM-5.0, whole genome shotgun sequence.
cctccgcacgtaatcctaataatacttagattctctacacagccagattctctccaTAGCCAGATTCTCGAAAAAGCTGGTaaaaaaaactgaaccaaacagacccaaTGTGCTGCGCTTTTCCGATTCAACGTAGTAAATATCTGTTTCCCTAATGCTTTTCTGGTAGGTGTACCTCCGACAAGTTCACCTTCAAATAGTCTATTTTCTGTGATGTACGCTCTCAAATCGTGGGATATCCCATCAAATAAACCGCCCGTCCTCATCAGCCATCACAGAGGCAACAGTGGTGGTGAGCTTTAAGCTTTTGCTCTCGGACAACTGTCATTAAGAGTGGCAACAGAATTACCACGTTCTCATTATTTAAGTACTGCCTCCGTCCTAAAATAATCGTCGTTTTAGCTTTTGATTTTTTTAATTCTATAATAAAACAAAAACATTTACTGTTGTATGAATCTACTATCTttctaaaacgaattttaatttaggACATAGGGGTATGATATATGTACCAAACCCTTTTTTTTTCTTTAACCACACCGCCTAGCGGCTTTTCCTATTGTCGCCGTGATATTGTTGTCCATCTATGAATCTAAGGTTCAACCTTAATTAAACAATTATTAACCTTAATTATAAACCAAAACCGCCTTCTAATTCTAACATAAGAACGGCAATTTTTAGAGTGTGGAACTGCAATATAAGATGTGACTTTTCTTACTTGTTTTTTTGTATAGATTTTAATAATCGCATCAAGATTTTGAGGATATTTTTGCCCATATAAGTCACAAGTTCGAGTGTGTATACTATTACAGGCGAATGATTATGTTGGAAAATATTTTTTTATTATAGGTTTACTTGTAAAGTAACCCAGCGCAAAAAATCACGTGGGGGCGGGCAAATGGTACGTGTCTATTGAATTATTGCCCTCTCCGTTCGATGAGAGAGAGGAGAGAAGAGAATTTTAGGCTGCTTGCCGCACTCTTTTTATAAAGCCAAAAGGACCCGCAGCAAGGGGGGTGACTGCATGCGAGATAGGATTAGGAGGCAGAGAATACCACGGTTCCGTCGCCAGGGCGTCCATCCGATCCGCGACGATCCACAGGCCACAGCCATGGCGATGGCTTACAAGATGGTAAAACCCAGCGCGCCCCCGGCCGATCATGcgtgtcggcggcggcggcgcacgcAGCCGCTTCTCTGTTCTCGTGAAATTAACCACGCATGCAAGCAGCCATGGCTGATGACGCTGTGCGCGTGCGTCTGCGCTCGTGGTTTTGATTTGCAGGCGACGGAGGGGATGGACGTGAAGGAGGAGTGCCAGCGCTGGTTCATGGAGATGAAGTGGAAGAAGGTGCACCGCTTCGTGGTGTACAGGATCGACGAGCGGTCGCGCGCCGTGCTGGTGGACAGGGTGGGCGGCCCCGGGGAGGGGTACGAGGAGCTCGTGGCCGCGCTGCCAGGTGACGACTGCCGCTACGCCGTCTTCGACTTCGACTTCGTCAGCGTCGACAACTGCCAGAAGAGCAAGATCTTCTTCATCGCctggtacgtacgtacgtacgaatTCCTGAGCTGCTCGCGCCTTCAGTTTCCCGTCCATCGCCTTCGACTTCGACCATGTCCTGTCGTTTGTCTGAAGGAAAAGAAACCTGTCCTCTCGATCCTTACAAGTGCAGGAAGGCATGCATCACACAGCTCACAATTGACTACTAGAAAACTGCAGATCCAATGGCTGTTCAATCAGTAGTGCTTGTTGCTTGCGGCAATCATCCCAGCTGCCTTTAAGTCGGTCGGGATCATGACGGGGGGACCAAAAGCTTTCCTGATAAGCCCTCCCTATATCACTGTTGCCTCGAGCGCTCTCTGCACGCATCATTTTTTTTTTGTCCG
It encodes:
- the LOC100280108 gene encoding actin-depolymerizing factor 5, whose protein sequence is MAMAYKMATEGMDVKEECQRWFMEMKWKKVHRFVVYRIDERSRAVLVDRVGGPGEGYEELVAALPGDDCRYAVFDFDFVSVDNCQKSKIFFIAWYVRTYEFLSCSRLQFPVHRLRLRPCPVVCLKEKKPVLSILTSAGRHASHSSQLTTRKLQIQWLFNQ
- the LOC100280108 gene encoding actin-depolymerizing factor 5 isoform X1, yielding MRDRIRRQRIPRFRRQGVHPIRDDPQATAMAMAYKMATEGMDVKEECQRWFMEMKWKKVHRFVVYRIDERSRAVLVDRVGGPGEGYEELVAALPGDDCRYAVFDFDFVSVDNCQKSKIFFIAWSPAASRIRAKILYATSKQGLRRLLDGVHYEVQATDPSEMGFDVIRGRAQ